Genomic DNA from bacterium:
CGCTGGACCGCTTCGTGACGTAGCCGGAAGACGGCGACCCCCCGCCTGCGCGGGGGGTCGCCGATGCCCGTCTCTTCGCCGTTTATTTCAGATTGAAGATGCCGAGCGTCTTGATGCGGCTGTGCTCCTTCTTGCGGATCGCCTCGAGGTCGAGGTCGAGCAGATTGCACAGCGCGGCGATGTAGAAGAGCTCCGACCCGATCTCGCTCTCTACCGCCTCCGTGCAGCGCTCGCACAGCTTCCCGTCGAGATGCGTCTGCACGTACTGCCGGATGTCCGAGAGGCCGACGTCGTTCGGGAACTGCTGCTTGGTCGCCGTGACGGAGATGCACCCGCAGTTGGTGACGGCCTTCGCGATCGCGCGGTTGACCCGGGCCGTCGCCTCCTGGAGCTTCGTCAGCACATCGAGCACGCTGCGGTGCCGCACCAGGTATTCGTCGACCTGCGCCTGAAACGACGGACTCGTCTCTTTCATGAACAGCGCACCCCCCAAGGGCTGGAACGCGCTGTCATTATAGGCGCGGCGTCGCAACAGTGTCAAGAAATCGGCGCGTCGCACTCCTCCGGCGCACTCCGTCCCGCGCGCGGAGCCGCCGTCTCGCGGACGTGTTATGATGGTGGGCGAGATGCGCCGGCTCATTCGTGGCGTCGGTCTCGTGCTCGGCGCCGTCATCGGGTATCAGATCGCCGACGCCGTCCGTTTCGAGATCGCCCGGAGCGGCGGCGAACCGGCGCGCCTAGGGACCTTGGCGGCCGGCATCGTGCTGGGCGCGCTCGTCGGCGCCGCGGCGTCGCACCGGATCGCGGTGTGGTTCGTGTCGTCGATGGGATGGGCGCTGCGCCGGCTCGCGGAGGTGCCGCTGCG
This window encodes:
- a CDS encoding DUF1573 domain-containing protein, translating into MKETSPSFQAQVDEYLVRHRSVLDVLTKLQEATARVNRAIAKAVTNCGCISVTATKQQFPNDVGLSDIRQYVQTHLDGKLCERCTEAVESEIGSELFYIAALCNLLDLDLEAIRKKEHSRIKTLGIFNLK